In Ascaphus truei isolate aAscTru1 chromosome 12, aAscTru1.hap1, whole genome shotgun sequence, the following are encoded in one genomic region:
- the LOC142464302 gene encoding uncharacterized protein LOC142464302 — protein MATYSGKNSNVIQQIIPKGVTPYKCSECGKSFSWKSNLVTHERIHTGERPYNCAECGKSFIQVSGLVKHQRIHTGVRPYKCSECGKSFILKSGLVKHQRIHTGVRPYNCSECEKTFSDKSNLLTHQKMHTRVKPYNGSECEKSISDKSSFVTHQIIHTGLRPYNCSECGRSFRWKSNLVRHQKIHTGVRPYNCSECEKSFIHKSDLVTHQRMHTGVKPYNCSECEKSFSDKSQFVRHQRIHTGVRPYNCSECKKSFIQKSGLVTHQIFHTGLRPYNCSECEKSFIQKSDLVKHQRIHTGVRPYNCSECGKSFSDKSSFVAHQRIHTGLRPYNCSECEKSFIQKSDLVKHQRIHTGVRPYNCSECGKRFRLKYNLVGHQRVHTGVKSYNCSECGKSFRKKSNLFKHKIMLHVKKKPAQL, from the coding sequence ATGGCAACCTACAGTGGGAAAAACAGTAATGTTATACAGCAAATAATCCCCAAAGGGGTGACACCCTATaagtgctctgaatgtgggaaaagcttcagttgGAAATCAAATCTTGTTACACATGAAAGAATccatacaggggagagaccctataactgcgctgaatgtgggaaaagcttcattcAGGTATCGGGTCTAGTtaaacaccaaagaatccacacaggggtgagaccatataagtgctctgaatgtgggaaaagcttcattcTGAAATCGGGTCTTGTtaaacaccaaagaatccacacaggggtgagaccctataactgctctgaatgtgagaaaacCTTCAGTGATAAATCAAATCTACTAACACACCAAAAAATGCACACAAGGGTGAAGCCTTATAACggctctgaatgtgagaaaagcaTCAGTGATAAATCAAGttttgttacacaccaaataatccacacaggcctgagaccctataactgctctgaatgtgggagaaGCTTTAGGTGGAAATCTAATCTTGTTAGACACCAaaaaatccacacaggggtgagaccctataactgctctgaatgtgagaaaagcttcaTTCACAAATCGGATCTTGTTACGCACCAAAGAATGCACACAGGGGTGaaaccctataactgctctgaatgtgagaaaagcttcagtgataaatcacaatttgttagacaccaaagaatccacacaggggtgagaccctataactgctctgaatgtaaAAAAAGCTTCATTCAGAAATCGGGTCTTGTTACGCACCAAATATTCCACACAGGGCTGAgaccttataactgctctgaatgtgagaaaagcttcaTTCAGAAATCGGATCTTGTTAAACACCAAAGAATTCACACTGgggtgagaccctataactgctctgaatgtgggaaaagctttagtGATAAATCAAGTTTTGttgcacaccaaagaatccacacagggctgagaccctataactgctctgaatgtgagaaaagcttcaTTCAGAAATCGGATCTTGTTAAACACCAAAGAAttcacacaggggtgagaccctataactgctctgaatgtgggaaaagattCAGGCTGAAATATAATCTTGTTGGACACCAAAGAGTCCATACAGGGGTGAAgtcttataactgctctgaatgtgggaaaagcttccgTAAGAAATCAAATCTTTTCAAACACAAGATAATGCTACACGTAAAGAAAAAACCCGCACAGCTATAG